A single Bufo bufo chromosome 6, aBufBuf1.1, whole genome shotgun sequence DNA region contains:
- the MLX gene encoding max-like protein X isoform X3, with amino-acid sequence MERKGSIVSRANSIGSTSASSVPNTARCMIDNTCSPTSDDEDSDYRQESIKNAYKDRRRRAHTQAEQKRRDAIKKGYDDLQTIVPTCQQQDCSIGSQKLSKAVVLQKTIDYIQFLHKEKKKQEEEVSTLRKEVMALKIMKSNYEQIVKAHQNNPQEGTDQVPDQVKFSVFQGIMDSLFQTFNASISVNSFQELSACVFSWIEEHCKPQTLRDIVRSVLHQLKNPLY; translated from the exons ATGGAACGGAAAGGAAGCATAGTTTCCAGAGCGAACAGCATCGGCTCTACCAGCGCCTCCTCTGTGCCTAACACAG CCCGCTGCATGATCGACAATACTTGTTCCCCAACCTCAGATGACGAGGACAGCGATTACCGGCAGGAAAGCATCAAGAATGCCTATAAAGACAGACGCAGGCGGGCCCACACACAAGCTGAGCAGAAGCGGAGGGATGCCATTAAG AAAGGGTATGATGATTTACAGACCATTGTGCCTACATGTCAGCAGCAGGATTGCTCCATAGGCTCACAGAAGCTCAGCAAAGCGGTTGTACTGCAGAAGA CTATAGATTACATCCAATTCCTAcacaaggagaagaagaagcaggaggaggaagTTTCCACTCTGCGAAAAGAGGTCATGGCCTTGAAAATTATGAAATC AAATTACGAGCAGATTGTTAAAGCTCATCAGAATAATCCCCAAGAAGGGACTGACCAGGTCCCGGACCAGGTGAAGTTCAGCGTGTTTCAGGGCATCATGGACTCATTGTTTCAGACTTTCAATGCCTCCATCTCTGTGAACAGTTTTCAGGAGTTGTCAGCTTGTGTCTTCAGCTGGATTGAAGAACACTGTAAACCCCAG
- the MLX gene encoding max-like protein X isoform X1 — MSEAAGTASPEDSWIKSDTSFSDNVDTGHIMERKGSIVSRANSIGSTSASSVPNTARCMIDNTCSPTSDDEDSDYRQESIKNAYKDRRRRAHTQAEQKRRDAIKKGYDDLQTIVPTCQQQDCSIGSQKLSKAVVLQKTIDYIQFLHKEKKKQEEEVSTLRKEVMALKIMKSNYEQIVKAHQNNPQEGTDQVPDQVKFSVFQGIMDSLFQTFNASISVNSFQELSACVFSWIEEHCKPQTLRDIVRSVLHQLKNPLY; from the exons ATGTCGGAAGCAGCGGGGACAGCATCTCCCGAGGActcctggatcaaa TCGGACACGTCGTTCAGTGATAATGTGGACACAG GTCATATCATGGAACGGAAAGGAAGCATAGTTTCCAGAGCGAACAGCATCGGCTCTACCAGCGCCTCCTCTGTGCCTAACACAG CCCGCTGCATGATCGACAATACTTGTTCCCCAACCTCAGATGACGAGGACAGCGATTACCGGCAGGAAAGCATCAAGAATGCCTATAAAGACAGACGCAGGCGGGCCCACACACAAGCTGAGCAGAAGCGGAGGGATGCCATTAAG AAAGGGTATGATGATTTACAGACCATTGTGCCTACATGTCAGCAGCAGGATTGCTCCATAGGCTCACAGAAGCTCAGCAAAGCGGTTGTACTGCAGAAGA CTATAGATTACATCCAATTCCTAcacaaggagaagaagaagcaggaggaggaagTTTCCACTCTGCGAAAAGAGGTCATGGCCTTGAAAATTATGAAATC AAATTACGAGCAGATTGTTAAAGCTCATCAGAATAATCCCCAAGAAGGGACTGACCAGGTCCCGGACCAGGTGAAGTTCAGCGTGTTTCAGGGCATCATGGACTCATTGTTTCAGACTTTCAATGCCTCCATCTCTGTGAACAGTTTTCAGGAGTTGTCAGCTTGTGTCTTCAGCTGGATTGAAGAACACTGTAAACCCCAG
- the MLX gene encoding max-like protein X isoform X2 has protein sequence MSEAAGTASPEDSWIKSDTSFSDNVDTGHIMERKGSIVSRANSIGSTSASSVPNTDDEDSDYRQESIKNAYKDRRRRAHTQAEQKRRDAIKKGYDDLQTIVPTCQQQDCSIGSQKLSKAVVLQKTIDYIQFLHKEKKKQEEEVSTLRKEVMALKIMKSNYEQIVKAHQNNPQEGTDQVPDQVKFSVFQGIMDSLFQTFNASISVNSFQELSACVFSWIEEHCKPQTLRDIVRSVLHQLKNPLY, from the exons ATGTCGGAAGCAGCGGGGACAGCATCTCCCGAGGActcctggatcaaa TCGGACACGTCGTTCAGTGATAATGTGGACACAG GTCATATCATGGAACGGAAAGGAAGCATAGTTTCCAGAGCGAACAGCATCGGCTCTACCAGCGCCTCCTCTGTGCCTAACACAG ATGACGAGGACAGCGATTACCGGCAGGAAAGCATCAAGAATGCCTATAAAGACAGACGCAGGCGGGCCCACACACAAGCTGAGCAGAAGCGGAGGGATGCCATTAAG AAAGGGTATGATGATTTACAGACCATTGTGCCTACATGTCAGCAGCAGGATTGCTCCATAGGCTCACAGAAGCTCAGCAAAGCGGTTGTACTGCAGAAGA CTATAGATTACATCCAATTCCTAcacaaggagaagaagaagcaggaggaggaagTTTCCACTCTGCGAAAAGAGGTCATGGCCTTGAAAATTATGAAATC AAATTACGAGCAGATTGTTAAAGCTCATCAGAATAATCCCCAAGAAGGGACTGACCAGGTCCCGGACCAGGTGAAGTTCAGCGTGTTTCAGGGCATCATGGACTCATTGTTTCAGACTTTCAATGCCTCCATCTCTGTGAACAGTTTTCAGGAGTTGTCAGCTTGTGTCTTCAGCTGGATTGAAGAACACTGTAAACCCCAG
- the MLX gene encoding max-like protein X isoform X4, with protein sequence MERKGSIVSRANSIGSTSASSVPNTDDEDSDYRQESIKNAYKDRRRRAHTQAEQKRRDAIKKGYDDLQTIVPTCQQQDCSIGSQKLSKAVVLQKTIDYIQFLHKEKKKQEEEVSTLRKEVMALKIMKSNYEQIVKAHQNNPQEGTDQVPDQVKFSVFQGIMDSLFQTFNASISVNSFQELSACVFSWIEEHCKPQTLRDIVRSVLHQLKNPLY encoded by the exons ATGGAACGGAAAGGAAGCATAGTTTCCAGAGCGAACAGCATCGGCTCTACCAGCGCCTCCTCTGTGCCTAACACAG ATGACGAGGACAGCGATTACCGGCAGGAAAGCATCAAGAATGCCTATAAAGACAGACGCAGGCGGGCCCACACACAAGCTGAGCAGAAGCGGAGGGATGCCATTAAG AAAGGGTATGATGATTTACAGACCATTGTGCCTACATGTCAGCAGCAGGATTGCTCCATAGGCTCACAGAAGCTCAGCAAAGCGGTTGTACTGCAGAAGA CTATAGATTACATCCAATTCCTAcacaaggagaagaagaagcaggaggaggaagTTTCCACTCTGCGAAAAGAGGTCATGGCCTTGAAAATTATGAAATC AAATTACGAGCAGATTGTTAAAGCTCATCAGAATAATCCCCAAGAAGGGACTGACCAGGTCCCGGACCAGGTGAAGTTCAGCGTGTTTCAGGGCATCATGGACTCATTGTTTCAGACTTTCAATGCCTCCATCTCTGTGAACAGTTTTCAGGAGTTGTCAGCTTGTGTCTTCAGCTGGATTGAAGAACACTGTAAACCCCAG